In the Candidatus Poribacteria bacterium genome, AAGGCTCCGACGGCGAAACCTGCGCCACTACCGGCGCGCGAGCTGCCCAAGCCGGTCGCGTTCGAGGCTCCTCCTCGCGTAGCGACCGCCGCGCAGGTCAGACCCAGCCCAACCGACGCGCTACCGGCGCTCCAGCGGGTAGTTCCAGACCTGCCAGAGCCGACGTCAGCCACCGTCGCGTTTGTGTCGGAGCTGTCGCCGCAGCCATCGCGGGCGGTGGAAGCCCCGCCGCAGCCGTCGAATGAGTCTGGGGGTTCCCCCAATGGGACGGGTGAGATCGCCTATGCAGCCCCGGCGAACGACGGCACGCCGTCCGGTCAGCGACGCGCGCAGATCGGCAAGGCGCTCAAGGGCATCGCGGAAGCCGTCGCCGACGGTTCGGGACCCCATGCGGTCGATATCGTGTTCCTGCTGGACAGTAGCGGCAGCATGGATAACAACATCCACGCCGTCGCAGACAACCTCGCCGCGATGATGGACTACCTGCAGCGCAAGGGCTACGACGCCACGTTCGGAGTCGTCAAGTTCAAAGTTTCGACGATCCGTATCTTCCCGCAGTCGCGGGACGCGGCGCGCCTCAAGCGGCTGTTGGAGAGCTTCCAAGTGGGCGGCGACGAGCGCGCGCTGGACGCCATCGACAAG is a window encoding:
- a CDS encoding VWA domain-containing protein codes for the protein MNWRELQFALSRTQPRTVRVRLRPDRPWYHSTTFHAGVFSSALHIGLVLMLSASAINWSQPIEARRKPLFDGAIQVAFVSPRDVRRAARQEAPAAPKPVAAKKEAPAPKPRVKKPVATPKPKPTKAPTAKPAPLPARELPKPVAFEAPPRVATAAQVRPSPTDALPALQRVVPDLPEPTSATVAFVSELSPQPSRAVEAPPQPSNESGGSPNGTGEIAYAAPANDGTPSGQRRAQIGKALKGIAEAVADGSGPHAVDIVFLLDSSGSMDNNIHAVADNLAAMMDYLQRKGYDATFGVVKFKVSTIRIFPQSRDAARLKRLLESFQVGGDERALDAIDKAVKKVRFRNNVERRLVLVTDEPLTGASTLDATIGLARQSGIVVDVIGLGTEQHRSLARRTGGEWYGIPGED